A single Pseudomonas sp. HN11 DNA region contains:
- the ahpF gene encoding alkyl hydroperoxide reductase subunit F: MLDANLKAQLKSYLERVTQPIEIVASLDDGAKSQEMLALLQDVVSLTTLITLKTDGDDARKPSFSINRPGAEISLRFAGIPMGHEFTSLVLALLQVGGHPSKASVEVIEQIRALKGEFSFETYFSLSCQNCPDVVQALNLMAVLNPNIRHVAIDGALFQAEVDERQIMAVPSVYLNGVNFGQGRMGLEEILAKLDTSGIEKAAEKISAKDAFDVLVVGGGPAGSAAAIYAARKGIRTGVAAERFGGQVLDTMSIENFISVQETEGPKLASALEAHVRQYDVDIMNLQRASSLVPAKNAGDLHEIRFESGATLKSKTVILATGARWREMGVPGEQEYKAKGVCFCPHCDGPLFKGKRVAVIGGGNSGVEAAIDLAGIVSHVTLLEFDSKLRADAVLQRKLYSLPNVDVITSALTSEVKGDSQKVTGLAYKDRDSGEFKTIDLEGIFVQIGLLPNTDWLKGTVELTPRGEIIVDARGETSLPGVFAAGDVTTVPYKQIVIAVGEGAKASLSAFDHLIRTSAPA, encoded by the coding sequence ATGTTGGACGCCAATCTTAAAGCTCAGTTGAAGTCATACCTGGAACGGGTCACCCAGCCGATCGAGATCGTCGCCTCCCTCGACGACGGTGCGAAATCCCAGGAAATGCTTGCCCTTTTGCAGGACGTTGTCAGCCTCACGACGCTGATTACCCTGAAAACCGATGGCGATGATGCGCGCAAGCCATCTTTCTCCATCAACCGCCCGGGTGCCGAGATCAGCCTGCGTTTTGCCGGCATCCCCATGGGCCATGAATTCACTTCGCTGGTGCTGGCCCTGCTGCAAGTCGGTGGCCACCCGTCGAAGGCCAGTGTCGAAGTGATTGAACAGATCCGCGCCCTTAAAGGCGAGTTCAGCTTCGAGACTTACTTCTCTCTGTCCTGCCAGAACTGCCCGGACGTGGTCCAGGCGCTGAACCTGATGGCCGTGCTCAACCCAAACATCCGCCACGTTGCCATCGACGGCGCGCTGTTTCAGGCTGAAGTCGACGAGCGCCAGATCATGGCGGTGCCCAGCGTGTACCTCAACGGAGTGAACTTCGGCCAGGGCCGCATGGGCCTGGAAGAGATTCTCGCCAAGCTCGACACCAGCGGCATTGAAAAAGCCGCCGAGAAAATCAGCGCCAAAGACGCCTTTGACGTGCTCGTTGTCGGCGGTGGCCCAGCCGGTTCGGCGGCGGCGATCTATGCGGCACGTAAAGGTATTCGTACCGGCGTCGCTGCCGAGCGTTTCGGCGGGCAAGTGCTGGACACCATGTCGATCGAGAACTTTATCTCGGTACAGGAAACCGAAGGTCCGAAACTGGCCAGCGCCCTGGAAGCCCACGTACGTCAGTACGACGTAGACATCATGAACCTGCAGCGTGCCAGCAGCCTGGTCCCAGCGAAAAACGCCGGCGACTTGCACGAAATCCGTTTTGAAAGTGGTGCGACCCTCAAGTCCAAGACCGTGATCCTGGCCACTGGCGCCCGTTGGAGAGAAATGGGTGTACCGGGCGAGCAGGAATACAAGGCCAAGGGCGTGTGCTTCTGCCCGCACTGCGACGGCCCGTTGTTCAAAGGCAAGCGTGTGGCGGTGATCGGCGGCGGCAACTCTGGCGTTGAAGCGGCCATCGACCTGGCCGGTATCGTCAGCCATGTGACCTTGCTTGAGTTCGACAGCAAGTTGCGCGCCGACGCCGTGCTGCAGCGCAAGCTCTACAGCCTGCCGAACGTTGATGTGATCACCAGTGCGTTGACCAGTGAAGTGAAAGGCGATAGCCAGAAAGTCACCGGCCTGGCGTACAAGGATCGTGACAGCGGCGAGTTCAAGACCATCGACCTGGAAGGGATCTTTGTACAGATCGGCTTGCTGCCCAACACCGACTGGCTCAAAGGTACCGTAGAACTGACGCCGCGCGGCGAGATCATCGTCGATGCGCGGGGTGAGACTTCACTGCCGGGTGTGTTCGCCGCCGGTGACGTGACGACGGTGCCGTACAAGCAGATCGTGATTGCGGTGGGCGAGGGTGCCAAGGCTTCCCTGAGTGCTTTCGATCACTTGATCCGGACTTCCGCTCCGGCGTAA
- the gloA gene encoding lactoylglutathione lyase, with the protein MSLHELNTFPGVTAQPDTATTNFVFNHTMLRVKDITKSLDFYTRVLGFSLVEKRDFPEAEFSLYFLALVDKSQIPADAAERTQWMKSIPGILELTHNHGTENDADFAYHNGNTDPRGFGHICISVPDIVAACERFEALGCDFQKRLTDGRMKSLAFIKDPDAYWVEIIQPAPL; encoded by the coding sequence ATGAGCCTGCACGAACTGAACACTTTCCCGGGCGTCACTGCCCAACCGGACACCGCCACCACGAACTTCGTGTTCAACCACACCATGCTGCGGGTCAAGGACATCACCAAGTCGCTGGACTTCTACACCCGCGTCCTGGGTTTCTCCCTGGTTGAAAAACGTGACTTCCCGGAAGCCGAATTCAGCCTGTACTTCCTGGCCCTGGTGGATAAGTCCCAGATCCCGGCCGACGCCGCCGAACGCACCCAGTGGATGAAGTCGATCCCAGGCATCCTGGAACTGACCCACAACCACGGCACCGAAAACGACGCCGACTTCGCTTACCACAATGGCAACACCGACCCACGCGGCTTCGGCCATATCTGCATCTCTGTGCCGGATATCGTCGCTGCCTGCGAGCGTTTCGAAGCCCTGGGCTGCGACTTCCAGAAGCGCCTGACCGATGGCCGCATGAAGAGCCTGGCCTTCATCAAGGATCCGGACGCGTACTGGGTCGAGATTATCCAGCCCGCACCGCTGTAA